In bacterium, one genomic interval encodes:
- a CDS encoding 3-isopropylmalate dehydratase large subunit → MPMTLSEKILARASGLNSVSAGDVVEPHVSLAMSHENAALVLHQFKEIYNGLTLPARVWDPSRIAIIFDHRIPAESSKTATNHKRVRDFIADQGITKFHDIRGDQGGICHQILPESGYVHPGAVVVGTDSHTTTHGALGAFAFGIGATEMASVWALGVALNIEVPKTIKVEISGKLSPFVSAKDIILYLIGLIKADGANYRALEFHGSTIRAMSTSSRLVLCNMAVEAGATVGMVPPDAETERYLNKEAHVSVPLWLEGPDADAVYERVVTIDADKLAPQVACPHTVDNVKPVTDIVGRKVDQIVIGSCTNGRLDDLAAAARVLKSRKIQAHTRMLVFPASWKIYKEAMELGYLKDLADSGAVIMNPGCGCCLGVHQGALGDGEVGLSTTNRNFKGRMGNPNAEVFLCSPEVAAASALRGVISDPREV, encoded by the coding sequence GACGTGGTTGAACCGCACGTCAGTCTGGCGATGTCGCATGAGAATGCCGCGCTGGTACTGCACCAATTCAAAGAGATATACAACGGCCTCACGCTTCCGGCGCGCGTGTGGGACCCCAGCCGCATTGCGATCATCTTTGATCATCGCATTCCGGCCGAGAGCTCGAAAACCGCGACTAATCACAAGCGAGTGCGTGACTTCATCGCCGATCAGGGGATTACAAAGTTTCACGACATTCGCGGCGACCAAGGCGGCATCTGTCATCAGATATTGCCGGAGTCGGGCTACGTTCATCCCGGCGCGGTCGTGGTCGGCACTGACAGCCACACGACGACGCACGGTGCATTGGGCGCCTTCGCGTTCGGCATCGGCGCGACGGAAATGGCCAGCGTGTGGGCGCTGGGCGTCGCGTTGAATATCGAAGTGCCGAAGACAATTAAAGTCGAGATATCCGGCAAGCTGTCGCCGTTCGTTTCGGCCAAGGATATTATCCTCTACTTGATCGGCCTGATCAAAGCGGACGGCGCGAACTACCGCGCGTTGGAGTTCCACGGCTCGACGATTCGAGCGATGAGCACATCGTCGCGCCTCGTGTTGTGCAATATGGCGGTTGAAGCCGGCGCGACGGTGGGAATGGTCCCGCCGGATGCCGAAACTGAGCGCTATCTAAACAAAGAGGCGCATGTGTCCGTGCCGTTGTGGCTCGAAGGCCCGGACGCCGACGCCGTCTACGAACGCGTCGTGACGATTGACGCCGATAAACTTGCTCCGCAAGTTGCCTGTCCGCACACCGTGGATAATGTTAAGCCAGTGACGGACATCGTCGGCCGCAAGGTGGATCAGATCGTTATCGGTTCGTGCACAAACGGACGTCTCGACGACTTGGCCGCTGCCGCCCGCGTGTTGAAATCGCGCAAGATTCAGGCGCACACGCGAATGCTGGTCTTCCCGGCGTCGTGGAAGATTTATAAGGAAGCGATGGAACTGGGCTATCTGAAAGACCTCGCCGATTCAGGCGCAGTCATTATGAACCCGGGCTGCGGCTGCTGCCTGGGCGTGCATCAGGGTGCGTTGGGCGACGGCGAAGTGGGATTGTCCACGACGAATCGCAACTTTAAGGGGCGCATGGGCAACCCGAACGCCGAAGTTTTTCTCTGTTCACCGGAAGTCGCGGCGGCCAGTGCGCTGCGCGGCGTCATTAGCGATCCCCGGGAGGTCTGA
- a CDS encoding 3-isopropylmalate dehydratase encodes MSKVIYVFEDDISTDHIYPGRFMATVLPSETPLHCFADMTELNSALKAKQYPEGSFLVAGSNFGCGSSREQAASTLKGHGLVIVARSFARIFLQNAVNLGLPLVHCPQIEASTGDELELKEDVLVNKTTGRTFEIVPLPKLRQAIMDSGGLIAYTRKLLVDRQA; translated from the coding sequence ATGTCTAAAGTAATCTACGTGTTCGAAGACGACATCTCGACTGACCACATCTATCCGGGCCGGTTCATGGCCACCGTGCTGCCGTCGGAAACGCCGCTGCACTGTTTCGCGGACATGACCGAGCTGAATAGCGCCTTGAAAGCGAAGCAATATCCTGAAGGGAGTTTTCTCGTTGCAGGTTCCAACTTTGGCTGCGGCAGTTCGCGAGAACAAGCGGCGTCCACGCTGAAAGGACATGGTCTGGTCATTGTGGCCCGCAGCTTCGCCCGCATCTTCTTGCAGAATGCCGTCAATCTTGGACTGCCGCTGGTGCACTGTCCACAGATTGAAGCCAGCACCGGCGATGAATTGGAACTGAAAGAAGATGTTCTTGTCAACAAAACCACAGGCCGCACATTTGAGATCGTGCCGTTGCCCAAACTGCGGCAGGCGATCATGGACAGCGGCGGTTTAATCGCATATACACGCAAGCTGCTCGTTGATCGGCAGGCGTAA
- a CDS encoding metalloregulator ArsR/SmtB family transcription factor: MDTAYQFRDHLNREFARIGKALASHKRLEILELLHQCPKSVDTLADNTGMSPANTSQHLQILRGAGLVQSSRDGTYIIYRLTSELVYDLLRMLRQVAETHLAEVDRALQKLHENPQALEKVDRDQLADMVRAGKVILLDVRPADEYAAAHLPRAISIPLDQLELHLDRLPRDQQIVAYCRTPYCLISNMAVSLLRRKGFTAAVLGEGVSEWQEHGQDVESMLEH; encoded by the coding sequence ATGGACACTGCATATCAATTTCGTGACCACTTGAATCGCGAGTTTGCCCGGATCGGCAAAGCTCTCGCCAGCCATAAACGCCTCGAAATCCTCGAATTGTTGCACCAATGCCCGAAAAGCGTGGACACTCTCGCGGACAACACAGGCATGAGCCCGGCCAACACTTCGCAGCATCTGCAAATCCTGCGGGGCGCCGGACTCGTCCAATCGAGCCGGGATGGCACCTATATTATCTATCGCCTGACGAGCGAGTTGGTGTATGACCTTTTGCGCATGCTCCGGCAAGTCGCCGAAACGCATTTGGCCGAGGTGGATCGTGCGCTCCAGAAGCTGCATGAAAATCCGCAAGCTCTCGAAAAGGTGGATCGCGACCAGCTCGCTGACATGGTGCGCGCGGGTAAGGTGATTCTACTCGACGTGCGCCCGGCGGACGAATATGCAGCGGCCCACCTGCCGCGAGCGATTTCGATACCGCTGGACCAGCTTGAGTTGCACCTTGACCGCCTGCCGCGTGACCAACAAATCGTCGCGTATTGCCGCACACCGTATTGCCTGATCTCTAACATGGCTGTGAGCCTCTTGCGCCGCAAGGGCTTCACTGCGGCCGTGTTGGGTGAAGGCGTATCCGAGTGGCAAGAGCACGGACAAGACGTTGAGAGTATGCTCGAGCACTAA
- a CDS encoding 4Fe-4S dicluster domain-containing protein, giving the protein MSGTTTPRVEIVPHLCKSCQRCVDVCKPAVLETNLERAFNELGYQWVVYSGDGCTGCGACFYACPEPGAVIVYKKDSAA; this is encoded by the coding sequence ATGTCTGGAACCACCACCCCGCGTGTCGAGATCGTGCCGCACCTTTGCAAATCGTGCCAGCGATGCGTGGACGTTTGCAAGCCGGCCGTGCTCGAAACGAACCTGGAGCGGGCTTTCAACGAGCTTGGCTACCAGTGGGTCGTCTATTCGGGCGACGGCTGCACCGGCTGCGGCGCCTGTTTCTACGCCTGCCCCGAACCGGGCGCGGTCATCGTTTACAAGAAGGACTCGGCGGCGTAG
- the vorB gene encoding 3-methyl-2-oxobutanoate dehydrogenase subunit VorB gives MELIKANEAVVKAAILAGCTQYYGYPITPASEVAMAAAKYLPHVGGTFLQAESEVAAINMVYGAAGAGARVMTASSGPGISLKQEGVSYLAAAELPCVIIDVMRAGPGLGNIWPEQGDWNQVVHGGGHGNYKCLVFLPNCAQEMADLTMLAFELADKYRMPAYILTDAYIGQMMEPVVFPETRSQAPHKDYVLYADKGSREHLVSSIFMSTEGLEEHNRHLQRKYAEIETSEVRYQEIHVDDADLVLMGYGFVSRLLKSVVDGLREEGHKVGLLRPITAFPFCSVRLEELIKQGKELFICEMSNGQMFRDVQWSVGRDAPLYFYNRMGGMVPSVDELTEAVRRYLK, from the coding sequence ATGGAATTAATTAAGGCAAATGAAGCCGTGGTGAAGGCCGCCATTCTGGCGGGCTGCACTCAATACTACGGCTATCCGATTACGCCGGCATCGGAAGTGGCGATGGCGGCGGCCAAGTATCTTCCGCACGTCGGCGGCACGTTTCTCCAGGCTGAATCGGAAGTCGCGGCCATCAATATGGTCTATGGGGCAGCAGGCGCGGGCGCACGAGTGATGACAGCGTCGTCAGGGCCGGGCATTTCGCTGAAACAGGAAGGCGTCTCGTATTTGGCGGCGGCGGAATTGCCGTGCGTCATCATTGACGTTATGCGTGCGGGGCCCGGATTGGGCAATATCTGGCCGGAGCAGGGCGACTGGAATCAGGTAGTGCACGGCGGAGGGCACGGCAACTACAAGTGTCTCGTGTTTCTTCCGAATTGCGCGCAGGAGATGGCGGACTTGACGATGCTGGCGTTTGAATTAGCGGACAAGTATCGCATGCCGGCCTATATCCTGACCGACGCCTATATTGGACAGATGATGGAACCGGTGGTCTTCCCTGAAACGCGCTCGCAAGCACCGCATAAGGATTATGTCCTGTATGCCGACAAGGGCTCGCGTGAGCATCTGGTTTCCTCGATCTTCATGAGCACCGAAGGCCTCGAAGAGCATAACCGCCATTTGCAGCGCAAGTATGCGGAGATCGAGACCAGCGAGGTACGCTATCAGGAAATTCACGTAGACGACGCAGACTTGGTTCTCATGGGTTACGGGTTTGTTTCCCGGCTTCTGAAGTCGGTTGTAGATGGACTACGCGAAGAGGGCCACAAGGTAGGCCTGCTGCGCCCGATCACGGCCTTTCCGTTTTGCAGTGTTCGGCTCGAGGAGCTGATCAAGCAGGGCAAAGAGCTATTCATTTGCGAAATGTCCAATGGTCAGATGTTCCGCGACGTGCAATGGTCGGTGGGCAGGGATGCGCCGCTGTATTTTTATAATCGAATGGGTGGCATGGTGCCCTCGGTGGATGAACTGACGGAAGCCGTCCGTCGCTATTTGAAGTAG
- a CDS encoding 2-oxoacid:acceptor oxidoreductase family protein has product MSGNVLEKPHAFYEHFDRKGGPKDTTHYCPGCGHGNVHKLIAETIDDMGLADRAVFVSPVGCSVFAYYYFDTGNIQAAHGRAPAVGTGVSRTRPHSIVISYQGDGDLASIGTAEIIHAANRGEAMTVFFINNAIYGMTGGQMAATSLMGQKTTTSPYGRASENEGFPIHMAEMIATLDAPVFVARCHLADLKGIMNTRKCVRKAIQAQVDGKGFTFVEILSPCPTGWKMDTHAACDYIVREMLPVYPEKVIKDEIAARTPFHRELREYSDAEVVETLELGQLGEPFPLDKKFVDNFKTIGFKFAGFGGQGVLTAGAVLAALGMQEHLQVSWIPSYGPEMRGGTANCSVVMSKDPIGSPLVVRPDVLAVMNDPSLDAFEDVVKPGGVMIVNSSIIARKTKRADVQVLYIPLTTIADEMGLKAAANMVLLGAYLEYSKLMPLEHLKKIVPKGIKRKALGEQNIVAVEAGARWVRENADALKTFPSFTTA; this is encoded by the coding sequence ATGTCCGGCAACGTATTAGAGAAACCGCATGCCTTCTACGAGCATTTCGACCGCAAGGGTGGCCCGAAGGACACGACTCACTACTGTCCCGGCTGCGGCCACGGCAACGTGCATAAATTGATCGCCGAGACGATTGACGACATGGGACTGGCGGATCGCGCCGTGTTTGTGTCGCCGGTCGGCTGCTCGGTGTTCGCATACTATTATTTTGACACCGGCAATATTCAGGCGGCGCACGGCCGTGCGCCAGCTGTGGGCACGGGCGTCAGCCGTACGCGGCCGCATTCAATCGTGATATCGTATCAGGGCGACGGTGACCTGGCCTCGATCGGCACGGCCGAGATTATTCACGCGGCCAACCGCGGCGAAGCGATGACGGTGTTCTTCATTAACAACGCGATCTACGGTATGACCGGCGGACAGATGGCGGCCACGAGTTTGATGGGCCAAAAGACCACGACGTCGCCCTACGGCCGTGCTTCAGAAAATGAAGGCTTCCCGATTCATATGGCCGAGATGATCGCCACACTCGACGCCCCCGTGTTCGTGGCGCGCTGCCACTTGGCGGACCTGAAGGGGATCATGAACACGCGTAAATGCGTGCGCAAGGCAATTCAGGCCCAGGTGGACGGCAAAGGCTTCACCTTTGTGGAAATTCTGTCACCTTGCCCGACGGGTTGGAAGATGGACACGCATGCAGCCTGCGACTACATCGTGCGTGAGATGCTGCCGGTTTATCCGGAGAAAGTTATCAAAGATGAAATCGCGGCCCGGACGCCGTTCCATCGCGAACTCCGTGAATATTCTGACGCTGAAGTGGTTGAGACGCTCGAACTGGGCCAATTGGGCGAACCCTTTCCGTTAGACAAGAAATTCGTTGATAATTTCAAGACCATTGGTTTCAAATTTGCGGGATTTGGCGGGCAAGGCGTGCTGACGGCGGGAGCGGTTCTTGCGGCATTGGGCATGCAGGAGCATTTGCAAGTCTCGTGGATTCCGTCATACGGTCCGGAGATGCGCGGCGGTACGGCAAATTGCTCCGTCGTGATGTCGAAGGACCCGATCGGTTCGCCGCTCGTAGTGCGGCCCGACGTTTTAGCGGTTATGAACGATCCGTCGCTCGACGCCTTCGAAGATGTCGTTAAGCCCGGTGGTGTGATGATTGTGAATTCATCAATCATCGCGCGCAAAACGAAACGTGCCGATGTGCAGGTGCTTTACATTCCGCTGACGACCATTGCCGATGAGATGGGCCTGAAGGCCGCCGCCAACATGGTGTTGTTGGGCGCCTACCTTGAATACAGCAAACTGATGCCGCTTGAGCATCTGAAAAAAATAGTTCCCA